One Prosthecobacter debontii DNA window includes the following coding sequences:
- a CDS encoding tetratricopeptide repeat protein: protein MRELALPRLSACALAAASLCLLPVSSSHAFLGLFEKKDKQAPSGDERQAQEAEATAMLMSAREAQNAGKTGRAQGEYNAIVKRFPFTVAASEAAYASALITRANSDVTTAFDAFQKFIDDYRSSARFNDALQQQYELAEEARGGRKQRALLILPVKMGGEDVIKLYQQIIKNAPFGKLAPLSQFSIAEVYQDLGEKDRSVLAYQAVVDNYPNTKQASEAQFRIGSISNVAASRSEDKSNLVATRDALTTYMTTNPKGERASEAEMILQQVNAAEASQSLNVGKFYQRIGKTKAAAIYFNEALKYGSPEASNEARERLAELAAIDPEAVADAKKGQPDQDYTVPGARNLKSRDDYVGPLSPELTRLGQKPKMRAGDDNFLPIPIQEPTLPMVPGATPAGGSLLPPVPEEKPALLSVPPGIPQQPAPAGDLPVPPKPTTPAP from the coding sequence ATGAGAGAACTTGCCTTACCCCGACTGTCCGCGTGTGCCCTTGCGGCAGCTTCGTTGTGCCTTCTGCCTGTCAGTTCTTCCCACGCCTTCTTGGGCTTGTTTGAAAAGAAGGATAAGCAGGCTCCCTCTGGCGACGAGCGGCAGGCACAAGAAGCTGAGGCCACCGCCATGCTGATGAGTGCCCGCGAGGCCCAGAATGCAGGTAAAACGGGCCGCGCTCAGGGAGAATACAACGCTATCGTGAAGCGTTTCCCATTCACAGTGGCAGCTTCAGAAGCGGCTTACGCCAGCGCTTTGATCACGCGTGCGAACAGCGATGTCACCACCGCATTCGATGCCTTCCAGAAGTTCATCGATGACTATCGCTCTAGCGCACGATTCAATGATGCACTTCAACAGCAATATGAACTGGCGGAAGAAGCTCGTGGCGGTCGTAAGCAGCGGGCTCTGCTCATCCTTCCAGTGAAAATGGGGGGTGAAGATGTGATCAAGCTGTATCAGCAGATCATTAAAAATGCCCCGTTTGGCAAGTTGGCCCCTTTGAGTCAGTTCAGCATCGCTGAAGTGTATCAGGACCTTGGGGAGAAAGACCGCTCAGTGCTGGCTTATCAGGCTGTTGTTGATAACTATCCCAATACGAAACAGGCCAGTGAAGCGCAGTTCCGTATCGGCTCCATCAGCAATGTGGCAGCCAGCCGCAGTGAAGATAAGTCAAACTTGGTGGCCACCCGTGACGCTCTGACCACCTACATGACGACCAACCCCAAAGGCGAGCGTGCGAGTGAAGCGGAAATGATCCTGCAGCAGGTCAATGCTGCAGAAGCCAGCCAGTCTTTGAATGTGGGCAAGTTCTACCAGCGAATTGGGAAGACCAAAGCCGCCGCGATCTATTTTAATGAAGCTTTGAAATACGGCTCTCCAGAAGCCTCCAACGAAGCTCGTGAGCGGTTGGCTGAACTGGCGGCTATCGATCCGGAAGCTGTTGCTGATGCCAAAAAAGGTCAGCCTGATCAAGATTATACCGTTCCTGGAGCTCGAAATCTCAAGAGCCGTGATGATTATGTCGGGCCGCTTTCCCCCGAATTGACCCGCCTCGGCCAGAAGCCCAAGATGCGTGCTGGCGATGATAATTTCCTGCCAATTCCTATTCAGGAGCCTACTCTGCCGATGGTCCCAGGTGCAACGCCTGCCGGTGGCAGCCTTCTGCCTCCCGTGCCGGAAGAGAAGCCTGCTCTGTTGAGTGTTCCTCCAGGCATTCCTCAGCAGCCTGCACCTGCGGGTGATCTACCGGTTCCTCCGAAACCGACGACTCCTGCGCCTTGA
- a CDS encoding diacylglycerol kinase family protein, protein MVWTWISHVLRAFQAAISGLVWALRTQRNLKIHLLATCLALSLGWLHPLENWEWCVLALAIGLVWAAELLNTAVETVCDRITREPDEMIRRAKDVSAAAVVAASIAALAIGILIFT, encoded by the coding sequence ATGGTCTGGACCTGGATTTCCCACGTTTTGCGGGCCTTTCAAGCCGCTATCTCAGGTCTTGTCTGGGCACTCCGCACGCAGCGAAATCTGAAGATTCATTTGCTAGCGACTTGCTTAGCCTTGTCGCTCGGCTGGCTCCACCCCTTGGAAAATTGGGAATGGTGCGTGCTGGCATTGGCCATCGGTCTCGTCTGGGCAGCCGAGTTACTCAATACAGCGGTTGAAACAGTCTGTGACCGCATCACTCGTGAACCCGACGAGATGATCCGCCGAGCTAAGGATGTCTCTGCAGCGGCCGTTGTCGCGGCATCCATTGCAGCCTTGGCTATTGGAATACTCATTTTCACTTAA
- a CDS encoding glycogen/starch/alpha-glucan phosphorylase has protein sequence MIPAPCDLGNSTESLKNSIINHVRFTLGAYVESASQNDWWVATCLAIRDRVMDHATKSRTIHRQSGVRRVHYLSLEYLMGRLLENNLRNSGLYDVTKQALSEMGKDLDELLESEPDMGLGNGGLGRLAACFMDSLSTVNLPAIGYGIHYEFGLFRQEFINGRQVEHPDAWMRDGSPWKIARPSYRQSIQLYGRVVQKFDDYGRPHYEWVETKQLLGLPWDIPIVGYDSHTVNVLRLWQAQADEDFNFQVFNEGSYVEALRDKAIAETVSKVLYPNDSTENGKELRLVQQYFFVACSLADIVRRFKVGYTLPWSEFPSKAAIQLNDTHPAVAIPELMRILVDLEGLEWEEAWDICQKTFSYTNHTLLPEALEMWSVSLFERVLPRHLQIIYEINQRFLEQDVEGKWPGDNEKKRSLSLIEERGGRYVRMANLSVLGSHATNGVAALHTRLLCERLFADFYALYPDRFLNLTNGITFRRWLDVCNPELSALITEAIGKDWKKDAALLRNLDPYADDPAFRARYAQIKRGHKAKLAEVIQAECGVTVSPDALFDVQIKRLHEYKRQHLNLLNIVTMYREILDNPDADFHPRVFIFGAKAAPGYFLAKNIIHAINAVAAKVNNDPRVGDKLKVVFLPNYRVSLAEKIIPAADLSEQISTAGKEASGTGNMKLALNGSLTIGTLDGANVEIEEEVGSENIFIFGLTVEEVTALKAKGYNPWDYYWANKKLRDTIDWISSDYFTGNAEEFLPLRRSLLDHGDPYLCLADYQPYVDAQAKVDAAYKDKDHWMKMAILNTARVGKFSSDRTILEYAEKVWHLPQVVVND, from the coding sequence ATGATACCCGCTCCCTGTGACCTCGGCAACTCCACGGAAAGCCTCAAAAACTCCATCATCAATCACGTCCGCTTTACGCTGGGCGCTTATGTGGAGTCTGCTAGCCAGAACGACTGGTGGGTGGCGACCTGCTTAGCCATCCGCGACCGGGTGATGGATCATGCCACCAAGTCTCGCACCATTCACCGCCAGTCAGGGGTGCGTCGTGTGCACTACCTCTCTTTGGAATATCTCATGGGGCGTTTGTTGGAAAACAATCTGCGCAATTCCGGCCTCTATGATGTGACCAAACAAGCGCTTTCAGAGATGGGCAAAGATCTCGACGAGTTGCTCGAGAGCGAGCCTGACATGGGCCTCGGTAATGGCGGCCTCGGTCGTCTGGCCGCCTGCTTTATGGACAGCCTGAGCACCGTGAACCTTCCTGCCATCGGTTACGGTATCCATTACGAGTTCGGCCTTTTCCGACAGGAGTTTATCAATGGTCGTCAAGTTGAGCATCCCGATGCCTGGATGCGTGATGGTAGCCCCTGGAAGATTGCCCGTCCGAGCTATCGCCAGAGCATTCAGCTTTACGGTCGAGTCGTTCAGAAGTTCGATGACTACGGTCGTCCTCATTATGAATGGGTGGAGACGAAGCAGCTGCTTGGTTTGCCGTGGGATATCCCGATTGTCGGTTATGATAGCCACACGGTGAATGTTTTGCGTCTGTGGCAGGCTCAGGCGGATGAAGACTTCAATTTCCAGGTTTTCAATGAGGGCAGTTATGTGGAGGCTCTACGTGACAAAGCCATCGCTGAAACGGTTTCCAAGGTCTTGTATCCGAACGATTCGACCGAAAACGGCAAGGAGTTGCGGTTGGTTCAGCAATATTTCTTCGTCGCTTGCTCGCTGGCGGATATCGTTCGTCGTTTTAAAGTTGGTTATACTCTCCCCTGGAGTGAGTTTCCCTCCAAGGCGGCTATTCAGCTCAATGACACGCACCCTGCGGTGGCCATTCCTGAACTGATGCGCATCTTGGTTGATCTCGAAGGGCTGGAATGGGAAGAAGCGTGGGACATCTGCCAAAAGACCTTCTCCTACACCAATCATACTCTCCTGCCAGAAGCGTTGGAGATGTGGTCAGTCTCGCTGTTCGAGCGCGTTCTGCCGCGTCATCTCCAGATCATTTACGAGATCAATCAGCGCTTCTTGGAGCAAGATGTGGAAGGGAAGTGGCCTGGAGACAATGAGAAGAAGCGCAGTCTATCTCTCATCGAAGAGCGCGGTGGGCGGTATGTCCGGATGGCCAATCTTTCCGTGCTGGGCAGCCATGCTACCAATGGGGTGGCCGCACTGCATACTCGTCTGCTCTGTGAGCGCTTGTTTGCTGATTTTTATGCCCTTTATCCCGATCGTTTCCTCAACCTCACCAATGGCATTACATTCCGCCGTTGGCTGGATGTGTGTAACCCGGAACTCTCCGCGCTGATTACCGAGGCTATCGGCAAGGACTGGAAAAAGGATGCCGCATTGCTGCGTAATCTGGACCCTTATGCTGACGATCCAGCTTTCCGTGCTCGGTATGCTCAGATTAAACGCGGGCATAAAGCAAAGTTAGCGGAAGTGATTCAGGCTGAGTGTGGGGTCACCGTTAGCCCTGATGCCCTCTTTGATGTGCAGATCAAGCGTTTGCATGAATACAAGCGCCAGCACTTAAACCTGCTGAATATCGTCACCATGTATCGCGAGATTCTGGATAATCCGGATGCGGATTTCCATCCTCGTGTCTTCATCTTTGGTGCTAAGGCTGCCCCCGGTTATTTCTTGGCCAAAAACATCATTCACGCCATCAATGCCGTGGCGGCAAAGGTCAATAACGACCCACGCGTGGGCGATAAGCTCAAGGTGGTTTTCCTTCCAAACTATCGTGTGAGTTTGGCTGAGAAGATCATTCCTGCGGCGGATCTTTCCGAGCAGATCTCGACAGCTGGTAAGGAGGCTTCGGGGACGGGTAACATGAAGCTGGCCTTGAACGGTTCTTTGACCATCGGGACACTGGATGGTGCCAATGTGGAAATTGAGGAAGAAGTGGGCTCAGAAAACATCTTCATCTTCGGTCTTACCGTCGAGGAAGTGACCGCCTTGAAAGCCAAGGGTTACAACCCATGGGACTACTACTGGGCCAACAAAAAGCTTCGTGACACCATCGACTGGATCAGCAGCGATTATTTCACGGGCAACGCTGAGGAATTCCTGCCTCTTCGTCGCAGCTTGCTGGACCACGGTGATCCATATCTCTGCTTGGCCGATTACCAGCCTTACGTGGACGCCCAGGCCAAGGTGGATGCCGCTTACAAAGACAAGGATCACTGGATGAAGATGGCCATTCTGAATACAGCGCGGGTGGGTAAATTCAGCAGTGATCGCACCATTCTCGAATACGCCGAGAAGGTTTGGCATCTCCCTCAAGTCGTCGTTAACGACTAA
- a CDS encoding DUF2156 domain-containing protein, with the protein MRSILGNEAANLDPETKWLLLSPHIRRHGRESLSYATLQQGMEYFVHDLGYIAFTTALHPVFARKPKRIVLADPICDRQDLRPLLNAFIQEHPAAVFPVVSEYCATVLREMGFKVNCVGYEPELPVQTYNTQGNWKELDMIKRARNETKREGITIREVDISTVPVDQLQALSSKWLLGKKVNDREIWVYARRPVYQPEPEVRKFVAFDKNGVAIGYVFYDPMYQDGKIFGYSANTVRCDEARYGRLATAVHMTAMEIFRTEGVEVLNLLMCPFTKIEGGIYADDLMTKWFFQLSERFGGEIYNFKGLAFHKSKYRGNEKLIYYASNSLFPSNDVYLAFLTADIANSYFTTMKLLGVGIYKELFKKGGKKE; encoded by the coding sequence ATGCGTTCGATCTTAGGCAATGAGGCAGCAAATCTCGATCCGGAAACCAAATGGTTGCTATTGTCGCCTCATATCCGCCGCCATGGCCGAGAGTCTCTTTCCTATGCGACACTCCAGCAGGGCATGGAGTACTTTGTGCATGATTTGGGCTACATCGCTTTCACCACGGCCCTGCATCCCGTCTTTGCTCGGAAACCCAAACGCATCGTTCTGGCAGACCCCATCTGTGATCGCCAAGATCTCCGGCCGCTGCTGAATGCATTTATTCAGGAGCATCCAGCAGCGGTGTTTCCAGTGGTATCCGAATATTGCGCCACGGTGCTGCGGGAGATGGGATTCAAGGTCAACTGCGTGGGCTACGAGCCTGAGCTCCCCGTCCAAACCTATAACACACAAGGTAATTGGAAAGAGTTAGACATGATCAAACGCGCTCGTAATGAAACTAAGCGCGAGGGTATCACCATTCGGGAGGTGGATATCAGCACGGTCCCCGTCGATCAGCTCCAAGCACTTTCGTCGAAATGGCTGCTCGGCAAGAAGGTCAATGATCGCGAAATCTGGGTCTATGCACGTCGGCCCGTTTACCAACCCGAACCTGAGGTGCGTAAGTTTGTCGCATTCGATAAGAACGGCGTGGCGATCGGCTACGTGTTCTACGATCCCATGTATCAGGATGGAAAGATTTTTGGTTATAGCGCCAATACTGTCCGTTGTGATGAAGCTCGCTACGGTCGCCTAGCCACCGCAGTGCATATGACAGCGATGGAGATCTTCCGCACCGAAGGTGTCGAAGTGCTCAATCTCCTCATGTGCCCTTTCACCAAAATCGAGGGCGGGATCTATGCGGATGATCTGATGACCAAGTGGTTTTTCCAACTGAGTGAGCGTTTTGGCGGTGAAATCTACAATTTCAAAGGCCTGGCATTCCACAAGTCGAAGTACCGTGGCAACGAGAAACTGATTTATTATGCCTCCAACAGTCTCTTCCCGTCCAATGATGTGTATCTCGCCTTCTTAACGGCGGATATCGCCAATAGCTACTTCACCACCATGAAGCTGCTGGGCGTTGGCATTTATAAAGAGCTGTTTAAAAAAGGCGGAAAGAAAGAATAG
- the rsmI gene encoding 16S rRNA (cytidine(1402)-2'-O)-methyltransferase → MAFEETASAPEDAIKSLASEAASEPQPEVDEASLEELPSSLQSALYLVGTPIGNLADITLRALHILKNVSAIACEDTRHSGRLLSHHGIRSKLISLNEHNEARRIPELIGLLQRGGSVALISDAGMPTVSDPGQRLVQSVVAAGLRVEGIPGPSAVLTALAASGLPTTPFYFGGFLPHKKGQRNTEIAAALQRECTSVYFESPYRLVDTLEMLANQAAEHRVVVARELTKKFEEFQRGPARNVLSHYQAKPPKGEITLVIAPRELPKWVTW, encoded by the coding sequence ATGGCTTTTGAAGAGACAGCCTCGGCACCCGAGGATGCTATTAAATCACTGGCTTCTGAAGCTGCGTCAGAGCCTCAACCTGAGGTTGATGAGGCGTCCTTGGAGGAACTTCCAAGTTCGCTTCAGTCAGCTCTTTATCTGGTGGGCACCCCTATCGGTAACCTTGCGGATATTACTCTGCGGGCCCTGCATATTTTAAAAAACGTCAGTGCCATTGCCTGTGAGGATACTCGTCACTCAGGCCGTTTGCTATCCCACCATGGTATACGGTCGAAGTTGATCAGCCTAAATGAGCACAATGAAGCGCGGCGTATTCCCGAATTGATCGGGCTTTTGCAGCGTGGAGGGAGCGTGGCTTTAATCTCGGATGCGGGTATGCCCACGGTCTCAGACCCTGGACAGCGTCTTGTGCAAAGTGTGGTCGCTGCGGGCCTACGTGTGGAAGGTATTCCGGGTCCCAGTGCGGTTTTGACAGCCCTTGCGGCTTCGGGCTTACCCACAACGCCCTTCTATTTCGGTGGATTCTTGCCTCACAAAAAAGGCCAGCGAAATACGGAGATCGCGGCTGCCCTCCAACGGGAATGCACCAGTGTCTATTTCGAGAGCCCATACCGGCTTGTCGATACGCTGGAGATGTTGGCCAATCAGGCGGCAGAGCACCGGGTCGTGGTGGCACGCGAGTTGACAAAGAAGTTTGAGGAATTCCAGCGCGGTCCGGCCCGGAACGTGCTTTCTCATTACCAAGCCAAGCCGCCTAAGGGGGAAATCACGCTCGTCATTGCACCACGTGAGCTCCCCAAATGGGTGACGTGGTGA
- a CDS encoding carbohydrate porin: MKTRLTTAAVASLFSSWAFSPANAGEPLPPTLEPTPSALERYFMQDYMLGDWGGLRTKLAENGVEFEFFYVGSMPTNLGGGIRAGTAYQHGFLAALDLDTEKLGLWGGGHFHVSGVSLEGRPFADTYVGDLNKTNLVDFPADTRLWQAYYEQSLFNKKLTVKAGLMSVDRDFITPELYNSLASINFLNQTFFYPTMAFNLYDIPAFPTGNHSLPSTPYAALGALIRWQPVDSFYIQAAIYDGNPDQSSSGTRLALRGEEGALMYYEAGFRLNQGKDDRGLPGNYKIGGYYHTDEFYDIKSTALSLVPSPIPLDTAKTHDGNYGLYFLAEQMLWREVGWDDPAQQGIVGFFRVATAPEDRNLAEFGIDGGLVFKGLIPGRDYDTLGIAGSYLKISDEVSRAQRQINETFAGFAPPVVEADYEAVVEVNYKLQLAAWWTLQASLQYVMHPGGRASFASDTIANAWVLGLQTTLRF, translated from the coding sequence ATGAAGACCCGACTCACAACAGCCGCCGTAGCCTCTCTCTTTTCGAGCTGGGCTTTTTCCCCCGCGAACGCGGGAGAGCCCTTACCTCCCACGCTGGAGCCGACACCCTCGGCTCTGGAACGTTACTTTATGCAAGATTACATGCTGGGTGACTGGGGTGGTCTGCGAACCAAACTCGCCGAAAATGGTGTGGAATTCGAGTTTTTCTATGTAGGGTCGATGCCGACCAATCTCGGTGGAGGAATCCGAGCGGGCACAGCTTATCAGCACGGATTCTTAGCCGCATTGGACCTAGATACCGAAAAACTCGGTCTATGGGGTGGTGGGCATTTTCATGTGTCTGGTGTCTCTCTGGAAGGCCGCCCTTTTGCTGATACCTATGTCGGCGATCTGAACAAGACCAACCTCGTGGATTTCCCTGCGGACACGCGTCTCTGGCAGGCCTACTATGAGCAGAGCTTGTTCAATAAAAAGCTGACAGTGAAAGCGGGTCTCATGTCGGTAGATCGGGACTTCATCACGCCAGAATTGTACAATTCTTTGGCTTCGATCAACTTCCTGAACCAGACCTTCTTTTACCCGACGATGGCATTCAATCTGTATGACATCCCGGCTTTCCCAACAGGCAATCATTCCTTGCCATCCACTCCTTATGCGGCGCTTGGGGCTCTCATTCGCTGGCAACCCGTGGATAGCTTTTACATCCAGGCTGCCATTTATGATGGCAATCCAGACCAGAGTTCGTCAGGCACCCGTCTTGCTCTTCGCGGCGAGGAAGGTGCTCTCATGTACTACGAGGCCGGTTTTCGTCTAAACCAAGGCAAAGATGATCGTGGTCTCCCTGGGAACTACAAGATTGGCGGCTACTACCACACGGACGAGTTTTATGACATTAAGTCCACGGCTCTCTCTCTGGTGCCTTCACCGATTCCTCTGGACACCGCTAAAACACATGACGGTAACTACGGTTTGTATTTCTTAGCAGAGCAGATGCTGTGGCGCGAGGTGGGGTGGGACGATCCAGCCCAGCAGGGCATTGTTGGTTTCTTCCGAGTCGCTACAGCCCCAGAAGATCGTAACTTAGCCGAGTTTGGCATCGACGGGGGACTCGTTTTCAAAGGCCTCATCCCTGGTCGCGACTATGACACTCTGGGCATCGCTGGTTCCTACCTGAAGATCAGCGATGAAGTCAGCCGGGCTCAGCGTCAGATCAATGAAACCTTCGCTGGTTTTGCTCCTCCAGTTGTTGAAGCTGATTACGAAGCCGTTGTCGAAGTGAACTATAAGCTGCAGTTGGCGGCTTGGTGGACGCTTCAGGCGAGCCTTCAATATGTCATGCATCCAGGTGGACGTGCCTCTTTTGCTTCCGATACGATCGCCAATGCATGGGTTCTGGGACTCCAGACCACGTTACGGTTTTGA
- a CDS encoding type I phosphomannose isomerase catalytic subunit — protein MKWSQPLRFVPVYQTRVWGGRNLESQFGRQLPDSTQPYGESWEMSDRPEALSLVREGEAHGMSLHDLWINHRQAVFGRGLLDHPAERYPLLIKILDACDDLSIQVHPPAEVAEELKGEPKTEMWYIIQAQPSARLYAGLRAGVSREDFQQALHDGTTADLMHYIEPQGGDCLFLPSGRVHAIGAGLVIFEIQQNSDTTYRVFDWNRTGLDGKPRALHIEESLKSIDFDDHEPGLQDPSLDGTLVSCEYFKVRHQDGGNGFSLGEEGENLTVAVIRGSLVVNNCTLAAGDFAVIPAAMTATERTIFQASADSQWLEISIPVP, from the coding sequence ATGAAATGGAGCCAGCCTCTGCGATTTGTGCCGGTCTATCAAACCCGTGTCTGGGGCGGAAGAAATTTGGAAAGCCAATTCGGCAGACAGCTTCCCGATAGCACTCAGCCCTATGGTGAGTCCTGGGAAATGAGTGATCGACCCGAAGCTCTCAGTTTGGTTAGGGAAGGGGAGGCCCATGGAATGTCCCTGCATGACCTGTGGATAAATCACCGGCAAGCCGTCTTCGGCCGAGGCTTACTGGATCACCCCGCAGAACGGTATCCGCTGCTGATCAAAATTTTGGACGCCTGTGACGATCTTTCGATCCAAGTGCATCCGCCGGCTGAGGTCGCAGAGGAGTTGAAAGGTGAGCCCAAGACGGAAATGTGGTACATCATTCAGGCCCAACCTTCAGCGAGGCTCTATGCAGGATTACGTGCTGGCGTGAGTCGTGAAGACTTTCAACAGGCGCTTCATGATGGCACGACGGCTGATCTGATGCATTACATCGAGCCTCAAGGCGGCGATTGCCTGTTTTTGCCAAGTGGACGAGTTCATGCCATCGGGGCGGGGCTTGTAATTTTCGAGATCCAACAAAACAGTGACACGACGTATCGGGTTTTTGACTGGAACCGCACCGGCTTGGATGGAAAACCGCGAGCGCTTCACATTGAAGAATCTCTGAAGAGCATCGATTTCGATGATCATGAGCCCGGTCTGCAAGACCCCTCCCTGGATGGCACGCTGGTTTCTTGCGAGTATTTTAAAGTCCGTCACCAAGACGGAGGGAACGGTTTCTCGCTTGGAGAAGAGGGGGAAAACCTGACGGTTGCGGTCATTCGGGGAAGTTTAGTCGTGAATAATTGCACGCTTGCAGCCGGAGACTTTGCAGTGATTCCGGCAGCCATGACCGCTACAGAACGCACCATTTTTCAGGCTTCGGCCGACAGTCAATGGCTCGAGATCTCGATTCCGGTGCCATAA
- a CDS encoding alpha/beta hydrolase: MDLNTYFVPATQPGVAPVLIVSHGAGDCKENYLEMAAYLSKHGIACLLMDMHGHGASGGIAYHVRMDEWEADLKAALDYLQTRPDVDIGRVGAFGISSGGTAILEAALTDPRLKALIAMDATVMNTLPWSLTVTMGLLILIGHIKKALTGSDLRISIAKMLDDVELASDPEVNARLQVDPGKIRAFQNFPLPGATQSFFVDTIRRVPQIKAPTLVIWGEDDQLDPVSTAHALHNALTCPKRLEIIPGNGHAGHMDRNRVKVFEVMIEWLKQHLA; encoded by the coding sequence GTGGATCTTAATACCTATTTCGTGCCAGCAACACAGCCCGGAGTAGCGCCCGTGTTAATTGTTTCCCACGGTGCCGGTGACTGCAAAGAGAACTATCTGGAGATGGCAGCCTATTTGTCTAAGCATGGTATCGCTTGCTTGCTTATGGATATGCATGGCCATGGCGCCAGCGGGGGAATAGCTTACCATGTGCGCATGGATGAGTGGGAGGCTGACCTCAAAGCAGCCTTAGATTACCTTCAAACCCGCCCGGATGTTGATATTGGACGGGTCGGTGCCTTTGGCATCTCATCGGGCGGAACTGCTATTCTGGAAGCAGCTTTGACCGATCCGCGGCTCAAGGCCTTGATTGCGATGGATGCCACGGTGATGAACACTTTGCCTTGGTCGCTCACCGTCACGATGGGCCTACTGATCTTGATTGGGCACATCAAAAAGGCGCTGACTGGATCTGATCTGCGTATCTCCATCGCCAAGATGCTAGACGATGTTGAACTGGCTTCTGATCCTGAAGTGAACGCACGTCTTCAGGTGGACCCCGGCAAAATCCGCGCTTTCCAAAACTTTCCCCTGCCCGGTGCCACCCAATCCTTTTTCGTCGATACGATTCGACGTGTTCCCCAGATCAAGGCCCCAACGTTGGTCATTTGGGGTGAAGACGATCAACTGGATCCAGTCAGCACAGCACATGCTCTCCACAACGCACTGACCTGTCCTAAACGGCTCGAAATTATTCCTGGAAACGGACATGCGGGACACATGGATCGAAACCGAGTGAAGGTCTTCGAAGTTATGATCGAATGGCTCAAGCAACATCTCGCCTAG
- the lptE gene encoding LPS assembly lipoprotein LptE, giving the protein MKTSLFACALGLILTLTGCAGYQLGGQKPAHLSKITKLAVPTFENRTLEPRLNSLVTNAIIKQLQNSGGYEIVSIDNAEAVMEGQVVNVDRSQFRSDRRNVLRTSQLLLKLRADYTIKETGSNTVIHRGRASADSYTILDSNIQNSEAQALEDAAQRMALNVAADLTEGW; this is encoded by the coding sequence ATGAAAACCTCTCTCTTTGCCTGTGCTCTCGGGCTGATCCTCACTCTGACTGGTTGTGCTGGCTACCAATTGGGCGGACAAAAGCCTGCTCATCTATCCAAGATAACCAAACTGGCGGTCCCAACGTTTGAGAACCGGACGTTGGAGCCACGTTTGAATTCCCTGGTGACGAACGCCATTATTAAACAACTCCAAAATAGCGGCGGTTATGAAATTGTCTCCATCGACAATGCCGAAGCTGTGATGGAAGGACAGGTCGTTAATGTGGATCGTTCCCAGTTCCGTTCGGATCGCCGTAACGTCCTACGCACCTCCCAATTGCTTCTGAAACTCCGTGCCGACTATACGATTAAAGAAACGGGCAGCAATACCGTGATTCATCGAGGTCGCGCATCTGCCGATTCTTACACCATTCTCGACAGTAATATCCAGAACTCTGAGGCTCAGGCTCTCGAAGATGCCGCTCAGCGGATGGCTTTGAACGTCGCCGCAGACCTTACTGAAGGCTGGTGA